A portion of the Staphylococcus felis genome contains these proteins:
- the fdaB gene encoding class IIb fructose-bisphosphate aldolase FdaB, with amino-acid sequence MPLVSMKEMLIDAKENGYAVGQYNLNNLEFTQAILQASQEENAPVILGVSEGAARYMGGFYTIVKMVEGLLHDYQITVPVAIHLDHGSSFEKCKEAIDAGFTSVMIDASHESFEDNVKITSKVVEYAHERGVSVEAELGTVGGQEDDVVADGVIYADPIECQQLVKETGIDTLAPALGSVHGPYKGEPNLGFKEMEEIGASTGLPLVLHGGTGIPTHDIQKAISFGTAKINVNTENQIASAKRVREVLEADKEVYDPRKYLGPAREVIKETVIGKIKEFGTSNKADNIKG; translated from the coding sequence ATGCCTTTAGTATCTATGAAAGAAATGTTAATCGACGCAAAAGAAAATGGTTATGCAGTAGGTCAATACAATCTTAACAATTTAGAATTCACACAAGCGATTCTTCAAGCTTCACAAGAAGAAAATGCGCCTGTTATTTTAGGTGTTTCAGAAGGTGCTGCACGTTACATGGGTGGATTTTATACTATTGTAAAAATGGTGGAAGGTTTATTACATGATTATCAAATTACAGTTCCTGTAGCAATTCACTTAGATCATGGTTCAAGTTTTGAAAAATGTAAAGAAGCTATTGATGCTGGATTTACATCAGTTATGATTGATGCTTCACACGAATCATTCGAAGACAATGTAAAAATTACGTCTAAAGTGGTTGAATACGCTCACGAACGTGGCGTATCTGTTGAAGCTGAACTTGGAACTGTTGGTGGTCAAGAAGATGATGTTGTTGCAGATGGCGTTATCTATGCTGATCCAATCGAATGTCAACAATTAGTAAAAGAAACAGGTATTGATACACTTGCGCCAGCATTAGGATCAGTACATGGTCCATACAAAGGCGAACCTAACCTAGGCTTTAAAGAAATGGAAGAAATTGGTGCATCAACAGGTTTACCACTTGTGTTACATGGTGGTACAGGTATTCCAACACATGATATTCAAAAAGCCATTTCATTTGGTACAGCTAAAATCAATGTGAATACTGAAAACCAAATTGCTTCTGCAAAACGTGTGCGTGAAGTATTAGAAGCTGACAAAGAAGTCTATGATCCACGTAAATATCTTGGACCAGCACGTGAAGTGATTAAAGAAACAGTAATTGGTAAAATTAAAGAGTTTGGTACTTCTAACAAAGCAGATAACATTAAAGGTTAA
- a CDS encoding DUF2529 family protein: MSKMLTTQLTGVFHRLESQSLDIQMAAQSLIQAIGGEGHIYVKGYGDLKHFENYIVESSERLKSSQTLDSLHSFDQLDSTDRILLFSPYFDEAIQQDLTQLLNDDRDVVVITNKSKDTTLPDHLVHFVDLSTPRPIVYTEDFDKVVTPHIISMGYIYYEIYTQMVEMITDLEL, from the coding sequence ATGTCAAAAATGTTAACCACTCAACTGACTGGCGTTTTTCATCGCTTAGAATCACAATCTCTTGATATCCAAATGGCCGCACAAAGCTTAATCCAAGCTATCGGGGGTGAAGGCCATATTTATGTTAAAGGCTATGGCGACTTAAAACACTTTGAAAATTATATAGTTGAGAGTTCTGAACGACTCAAATCTAGTCAGACTTTGGATAGTTTACACTCATTTGATCAACTTGATAGCACAGATCGTATTTTGTTATTTAGCCCTTACTTTGACGAAGCTATTCAGCAAGATTTAACACAACTTTTGAATGATGATCGTGACGTTGTCGTCATAACAAACAAATCTAAAGACACAACATTACCTGATCACCTTGTGCATTTTGTAGATCTTTCAACCCCTCGTCCCATCGTTTATACAGAAGATTTTGACAAAGTGGTCACACCTCACATCATCTCAATGGGGTACATTTATTATGAAATTTATACGCAAATGGTCGAAATGATTACAGACTTAGAATTATAA
- a CDS encoding CTP synthase produces MTKFIFVTGGVVSSLGKGITAASLGRLLKDRGLKVTIQKFDPYLNVDPGTMSPYQHGEVFVTDDGAETDLDLGHYERFIDINLNKYSNVTAGKVYSHVLQKERRGDYLGGTVQVIPHITNEIKSRLLLAGESTNADVVITEIGGTTGDIESLPFIEAIRQIRSDLGRENVMYVHCTLLPYIKAAGEMKTKPTQHSVKELRGLGIQPDLIVVRTEYEMGQDLKDKIALFCDIDKKGVIECRDAESLYEIPLQLSRQGMDDIVIERLGLEVERDAQLDEWNHLLNIVNNLEGKVTIALVGKYVSLQDAYLSVAESLKHAGYQFMKDIDIRWIDSSEVTDENAAEYLIDVDGILVPGGFGFRASEGKISAIKYAREQQIPFFGICLGMQLATVEYARHVVGLHDAHSAELDPNTPFPVIDLLPEQKDIEDLGGTLRLGLYPCAIQAGTLAEKIYGKSEIEERHRHRYEFNNNYREKLEEAGMIFSGTSPDGRLVEMVEIKEHPFFIACQFHPEFLSRPNRPQPIFKSFIEAAVKHQNQ; encoded by the coding sequence ATGACTAAATTTATTTTTGTAACAGGTGGCGTTGTATCATCCCTAGGAAAAGGAATTACAGCCGCTTCGCTCGGACGTTTATTAAAAGATCGAGGTTTAAAAGTAACAATCCAAAAATTTGACCCTTATTTAAATGTTGACCCAGGTACAATGAGTCCGTATCAACATGGTGAGGTCTTTGTGACAGATGATGGTGCAGAAACAGATTTAGATTTGGGACATTATGAGCGTTTTATTGATATTAATCTCAACAAGTACTCAAATGTAACAGCAGGTAAAGTCTACTCGCATGTCCTTCAAAAAGAGCGTCGCGGTGACTATTTAGGCGGGACAGTTCAAGTTATTCCACATATTACAAATGAAATCAAGTCGCGTTTACTTTTGGCAGGAGAAAGTACTAATGCTGATGTTGTTATCACTGAAATAGGTGGTACAACTGGGGACATAGAATCATTGCCGTTTATCGAAGCGATTCGTCAAATTCGCAGCGATTTAGGTCGCGAAAATGTGATGTATGTGCACTGTACACTGTTACCATATATTAAAGCTGCTGGAGAGATGAAAACAAAGCCAACGCAACATAGTGTTAAAGAGTTGAGAGGTCTTGGGATTCAACCTGATTTAATCGTTGTTCGTACTGAATATGAAATGGGACAAGACTTAAAAGACAAAATTGCGTTGTTCTGTGATATTGATAAAAAAGGTGTAATTGAATGTCGTGATGCGGAATCATTATATGAAATTCCATTACAATTAAGTCGTCAAGGTATGGATGATATTGTCATTGAGCGCTTAGGATTAGAAGTTGAACGTGATGCACAGCTCGATGAATGGAACCATTTACTCAATATCGTCAATAATTTAGAAGGTAAAGTGACAATCGCTTTAGTAGGTAAATATGTGTCATTACAAGATGCTTATTTGTCGGTTGCTGAGTCATTAAAGCATGCGGGTTATCAATTTATGAAAGATATTGATATTCGCTGGATTGATTCAAGTGAAGTGACGGATGAGAATGCAGCTGAATATTTAATTGACGTAGACGGTATTTTAGTGCCAGGTGGTTTTGGATTCCGTGCAAGTGAAGGAAAAATTTCTGCAATTAAATATGCACGTGAACAGCAAATCCCGTTTTTCGGTATTTGTTTAGGCATGCAATTAGCTACTGTTGAATATGCGCGTCATGTTGTTGGTCTTCATGATGCACACTCAGCTGAGTTAGATCCGAATACACCATTCCCTGTCATTGATTTATTACCTGAACAAAAAGACATTGAAGATTTAGGTGGCACATTACGTTTAGGTTTATATCCATGTGCAATTCAAGCAGGCACATTAGCTGAAAAAATTTATGGTAAATCTGAAATTGAGGAACGTCATCGTCATCGTTATGAATTTAATAACAATTACCGCGAAAAATTAGAAGAAGCAGGCATGATTTTCTCCGGAACAAGTCCGGACGGTCGATTAGTTGAAATGGTTGAAATAAAAGAGCATCCATTTTTTATAGCATGTCAATTCCATCCTGAATTTTTATCTCGACCTAATCGTCCGCAGCCCATTTTTAAGTCATTTATAGAAGCAGCAGTCAAACACCAAAATCAATAA
- the rpoE gene encoding DNA-directed RNA polymerase subunit delta, protein MKLQDYTKEMVDEKSFINMAYTLLKEENKTMNLYDIIDEFKRLGQYENDEIENRIVQFYTDLNTDGRFLSVGDNVWGLRDWYSVDDIEEKIAPTIQKFDILDEDDEEDKNLTLLGEDDMEGDDNIPNRTDDQESLEDPEDERVEDEIEESDLVVEDDEEEIDETYEGEYDEDDEIEDEEETEEEAF, encoded by the coding sequence ATGAAATTACAAGATTACACAAAAGAAATGGTAGATGAAAAATCATTTATTAATATGGCCTACACGCTATTAAAAGAAGAAAATAAAACGATGAACCTCTATGACATTATTGATGAATTCAAACGTTTAGGTCAGTATGAAAATGACGAGATTGAAAACCGTATCGTTCAATTCTACACAGACCTTAATACTGATGGTCGCTTTTTAAGTGTAGGGGATAATGTCTGGGGCCTTCGCGATTGGTATTCAGTCGATGATATAGAAGAAAAAATAGCACCGACTATCCAAAAATTCGACATTTTGGATGAAGACGATGAAGAAGACAAAAACCTAACATTATTAGGTGAAGACGATATGGAAGGCGACGATAATATTCCTAATCGTACTGATGATCAAGAAAGCTTAGAAGATCCAGAAGATGAGCGCGTTGAAGATGAAATTGAAGAATCTGACTTAGTTGTTGAAGATGATGAAGAAGAAATTGATGAGACTTACGAAGGTGAGTATGATGAAGACGACGAAATAGAAGACGAAGAAGAAACTGAGGAAGAAGCGTTCTAA
- a CDS encoding GNAT family N-acetyltransferase produces MKKSERFDDITIQLFEEQYRDALNQFKLSERQMIYSSLPKDVLDDALDDSDRVANVVINDKDEVVGFFVLHKHYQHEGYDTPKEVVYVRSLSINEAYQGNGYGTKIMMNLPAYVQTIFPDFNHLFLVVDAENEAAWNVYERAGFMHTATKEEGPLGKERLYYLDLDSKYVSSLKLEYSAHSDGSSIDIVNLSLDGEKVGFIAIEAFNERLIIRALYVYDQYRDTGIAQNALRQLATYVRKSLDGIKVIEVTLFGPRHRLKPLFEKSNFVETLSNDDFVSFEKYINY; encoded by the coding sequence ATGAAAAAAAGTGAACGCTTTGATGATATTACTATACAATTATTCGAAGAGCAATACCGCGATGCCTTAAATCAATTTAAATTAAGTGAACGTCAGATGATTTATTCCTCTTTACCCAAAGATGTATTAGATGATGCACTCGACGATAGTGATAGAGTTGCAAATGTTGTCATTAACGACAAAGATGAGGTAGTTGGTTTTTTTGTATTGCATAAACATTATCAACATGAAGGTTACGATACACCTAAAGAGGTCGTCTATGTACGCTCATTATCGATTAATGAAGCTTATCAAGGTAATGGATATGGTACAAAAATTATGATGAATTTACCTGCTTATGTTCAAACGATTTTCCCAGACTTTAATCATTTATTTTTAGTAGTCGATGCTGAAAATGAAGCGGCATGGAATGTATACGAACGGGCTGGGTTTATGCATACGGCAACTAAAGAAGAAGGGCCACTCGGGAAAGAGCGCTTATATTATTTAGACTTGGACTCAAAATACGTTTCATCCTTAAAATTGGAATATAGTGCACATTCTGATGGGAGTTCAATTGATATCGTCAATTTATCTTTAGATGGTGAAAAGGTTGGATTTATTGCTATTGAAGCGTTTAATGAACGACTGATTATACGAGCGTTGTACGTATATGATCAATATCGAGATACAGGTATTGCACAAAATGCACTAAGACAATTGGCGACTTATGTGCGTAAAAGTCTTGATGGCATTAAAGTTATCGAAGTTACTTTATTTGGTCCTAGACATCGATTAAAACCATTGTTTGAAAAAAGTAACTTTGTTGAGACCCTCAGTAATGACGACTTTGTTTCATTTGAAAAGTATATTAACTACTAA
- a CDS encoding BCCT family transporter produces MKKETKQKKKNRNIVYTVSFAIILILTLLAAAFPKRFGAYAQSIYDLIALNFGWLFLMIVFVLDVFLILLAASRYGRFKLGRDHEEPEFSFISWVGMLFSAGLGVGIVFWGVAEPLTHYLHSPFPNSIEGQTPEAARLAMGYTFFHWGISQWSIFAMSGLIVAYFQFRKDRDGLISTAMEPVFGETYRRPFRNIIDILAIIATVMGIATSIGLGILQIAGGLNHVFKVPNNAWTLIIITLLMTFIFLGSALTGINRGVKWLSNLNILIGSLLLIFIFIFGDLRFIVETFTVSISEYLSHFIQYSLRVDPYTGNNAWIQQWTVFYWAWVISWSPFIGGFVARVSRGRTIREFVIGVLIIPPCISFAWIAGFGGTAINWALNHNDGIEKIVDKDYTVALFELLSKFPLHEVTSALAIILIFTFIITSADSTTHIVSGMATGGVENPKRKHKMVWGILIGAISVSLTVAGGLTSLQTASVVTGLPFSIILLLMVFSLMNALRREHIKHFKMTHIDDEKDFSKTIEERESDNEM; encoded by the coding sequence ATGAAAAAAGAAACAAAGCAAAAAAAGAAAAATCGGAATATTGTTTACACTGTATCATTTGCAATTATTTTAATTTTAACGTTATTAGCTGCAGCATTTCCAAAACGCTTCGGCGCATACGCACAATCAATATATGACCTTATTGCTTTAAATTTTGGATGGCTTTTCCTAATGATTGTCTTTGTACTTGATGTGTTTTTAATATTGTTAGCAGCCTCACGCTACGGTCGATTCAAACTAGGCCGTGACCATGAAGAGCCGGAATTTTCATTTATTTCTTGGGTAGGTATGTTGTTTTCGGCCGGATTAGGTGTCGGAATTGTATTTTGGGGTGTTGCAGAGCCACTTACACACTACTTGCACTCGCCATTCCCAAATTCAATAGAAGGACAAACACCTGAAGCCGCTCGCTTAGCAATGGGGTACACTTTCTTCCATTGGGGCATTTCACAATGGTCCATTTTTGCTATGAGTGGTTTAATCGTTGCATATTTCCAATTTAGAAAAGATCGTGACGGTTTAATTTCCACCGCTATGGAACCTGTTTTTGGAGAAACTTATCGTCGTCCATTTCGAAATATTATTGATATTTTAGCTATTATCGCAACAGTGATGGGGATTGCGACTTCAATTGGACTAGGGATTTTACAAATCGCTGGTGGATTAAATCATGTTTTTAAAGTACCTAACAATGCATGGACATTAATCATTATCACTTTACTGATGACATTTATCTTTTTAGGATCCGCTTTGACAGGCATTAATCGTGGAGTCAAATGGTTAAGTAACTTAAATATTTTGATTGGTTCATTGCTTTTAATCTTTATCTTTATATTTGGTGATCTACGCTTTATTGTTGAAACCTTTACAGTTTCAATTAGTGAGTACTTATCTCATTTTATCCAGTATAGTTTGCGGGTTGATCCTTATACAGGTAATAATGCATGGATTCAGCAATGGACTGTATTCTATTGGGCTTGGGTGATTTCATGGTCTCCATTTATAGGTGGCTTTGTTGCCAGAGTTTCAAGAGGACGTACGATTCGCGAATTTGTAATTGGTGTACTTATCATTCCACCCTGTATCTCGTTTGCATGGATTGCTGGATTTGGTGGCACTGCCATCAATTGGGCTCTCAACCATAACGATGGTATTGAAAAAATCGTCGACAAAGATTATACGGTGGCTCTATTCGAACTTTTAAGTAAGTTTCCGTTACATGAAGTGACTAGCGCTTTAGCCATTATTTTAATCTTTACTTTTATTATCACGAGTGCAGATTCTACAACCCACATTGTTTCAGGTATGGCGACAGGTGGCGTTGAAAATCCTAAGCGTAAACACAAAATGGTATGGGGGATATTAATTGGTGCTATTTCTGTATCTTTAACAGTAGCAGGCGGGCTTACAAGTTTACAAACTGCTTCGGTTGTAACGGGATTACCTTTTTCGATTATCCTATTACTGATGGTCTTTTCACTGATGAACGCTTTACGACGTGAACATATCAAACATTTTAAAATGACACACATTGATGATGAAAAAGATTTCTCAAAAACGATTGAAGAACGAGAAAGTGACAACGAAATGTAA
- the coaW gene encoding type II pantothenate kinase: MRIGIDAGGTLIKVAIEDQGKRQYHTYLTTEIEQVASWLNAQPCQDIHITGGNAKVLSDHLNCTPYLYIEFDAADKGINVLLKEQGIHISRYIFTNVGTGTSLHLSDKDGQRRVGGIGTGGGMIRGLGYLLTGITDYQTLTQLALDGNRDIIDLKVKHIYKNDTPPISGELTAANFGHVLLNLDQTFTDADKLASLMGVVGESLTTVSIHVAREHQVEDVVYIGSSFNHNPLLQEIVTNYTILRGFKPHYLQNGAFAGALGTLYL, encoded by the coding sequence ATGCGAATTGGAATCGATGCTGGAGGAACACTTATTAAAGTCGCAATAGAAGATCAAGGCAAACGTCAGTATCACACATATCTTACTACTGAAATTGAACAAGTGGCATCTTGGCTAAATGCGCAACCGTGCCAAGACATTCATATTACTGGAGGAAATGCAAAAGTACTCTCAGATCACCTAAATTGCACGCCTTATTTATACATTGAATTTGATGCAGCAGATAAAGGTATCAACGTATTATTAAAAGAGCAAGGCATTCACATTTCACGTTATATCTTTACGAATGTAGGAACTGGAACGTCGCTTCATTTATCCGATAAAGATGGACAACGTCGCGTTGGTGGTATTGGTACTGGTGGTGGCATGATCCGTGGTCTTGGCTATTTATTAACTGGAATTACAGATTACCAAACTTTAACTCAATTAGCATTAGACGGAAACCGAGACATCATTGACTTAAAAGTAAAGCATATATATAAAAATGATACACCTCCCATCTCTGGAGAATTAACAGCTGCCAACTTTGGCCATGTCCTTCTCAACTTAGACCAAACATTTACAGATGCAGATAAACTGGCCTCTTTAATGGGCGTTGTTGGCGAAAGTTTAACAACCGTTTCTATTCATGTTGCACGTGAACATCAGGTTGAGGATGTTGTATATATTGGTTCATCATTTAATCACAATCCCCTTTTACAAGAGATTGTTACAAACTATACGATTTTAAGAGGATTTAAACCGCACTACCTACAAAATGGTGCTTTTGCTGGTGCGTTAGGAACGCTTTATTTATAA
- a CDS encoding DUF2750 domain-containing protein has protein sequence MSYKNERFYKDILTNEQFFLAVKDKKIIKHSHNGKDLFCFWTRESLAKEYLENLNVDYDKIKTMDIDRFATYELDDMFDDEDEALVNVTKDIEGHEIRIVDAINELMSDLDRIRIREFVQDIAKTDTVYGLTKKGYKQFMVVYDENDNFEQSHFVPVWSLSQRADKVAKEDFETFELIDVEGEVFSEWLDELRDDNRYVAIDVKPGVIGTIVSAQKLANELTI, from the coding sequence ATGTCATACAAAAATGAACGCTTTTACAAAGACATTTTGACAAATGAACAATTCTTTTTGGCTGTTAAAGATAAAAAGATTATCAAGCATAGCCATAATGGTAAAGACTTATTTTGTTTTTGGACGAGAGAATCATTAGCAAAAGAGTATTTAGAAAACTTAAATGTTGATTATGATAAGATTAAGACGATGGATATCGACCGTTTCGCGACTTATGAATTAGATGATATGTTTGATGATGAAGATGAAGCACTAGTCAATGTAACGAAAGATATCGAGGGTCACGAAATTAGAATTGTTGACGCTATTAATGAGCTAATGTCTGATCTCGATCGTATTCGAATTCGTGAATTTGTTCAAGATATTGCAAAGACAGATACAGTGTATGGTCTGACAAAAAAGGGTTACAAGCAGTTTATGGTTGTATATGATGAGAATGATAATTTTGAGCAATCTCATTTTGTACCTGTATGGAGCTTGAGCCAACGTGCGGATAAAGTGGCAAAAGAAGATTTTGAAACATTTGAACTGATTGATGTCGAAGGAGAAGTTTTTTCAGAGTGGTTAGATGAATTACGAGACGACAACCGCTATGTTGCAATTGATGTTAAGCCTGGTGTTATTGGCACCATTGTATCTGCACAAAAACTAGCAAATGAATTAACGATTTAA
- the ldmS gene encoding L-aspartate--L-methionine ligase LdmS encodes MTKYLKMTMGDLYDTNVVYTSRPSYVSNPWLETNEHQSNFLTGRELLISNLPVIVHEASVTHRLETLFQLIGRTIPKNVYTFKNQETYENLLKKLAYEENRHIYFQYVHGEDIVTGDKYAMDKDIFTKLNNKSKIPEWTNGKYLPRRQVVPIEAFNEVIEEWDLPVVIKPGDELPTAGGYGVMICYTSEDLEAAKKRIARAKHQTDTLIIEECIDAVENYCVQYALHPDHGIVYIGSAKQLTNAYGFYNGNINAIDVPDKVIEAGRELMQIGVDHGFIGIAGFDLLVDAKGDVYAIDLNYRQNGSTSMLLLAPLLKGKYHKFYSYFADGDNERFFKTIVEYVEKGVLYPLSYYDGDWYQDEQVNSRFAGIWHADHEEDIALLEHEFEVKAGLLKD; translated from the coding sequence ATGACGAAGTATCTGAAAATGACAATGGGGGATCTTTACGATACAAATGTAGTCTACACTTCAAGACCATCATATGTCTCAAATCCATGGCTAGAAACTAATGAACACCAATCAAACTTTTTAACTGGTAGAGAACTACTCATTTCAAATCTTCCAGTCATTGTACATGAAGCGAGTGTGACGCATCGTCTTGAAACGTTATTTCAATTAATTGGGCGTACCATCCCTAAAAATGTATATACATTTAAAAATCAAGAAACGTATGAGAATTTGCTGAAAAAGCTGGCATACGAGGAAAATCGTCACATTTACTTTCAATATGTACACGGTGAAGACATTGTTACAGGTGATAAATATGCGATGGACAAAGATATCTTTACAAAATTAAATAATAAATCTAAAATTCCTGAATGGACAAATGGTAAATACTTACCGAGGCGTCAAGTCGTACCTATTGAAGCATTCAATGAGGTTATTGAAGAATGGGATTTACCGGTTGTGATTAAACCAGGAGATGAACTACCGACTGCAGGCGGATATGGTGTGATGATTTGTTATACAAGTGAAGACTTAGAAGCAGCTAAGAAACGAATTGCACGTGCAAAACATCAAACAGACACACTGATTATAGAGGAGTGTATTGATGCAGTTGAAAATTATTGCGTGCAGTACGCGCTACATCCTGATCATGGTATTGTATATATAGGGTCAGCAAAACAATTGACGAATGCATACGGGTTTTATAATGGAAATATCAATGCTATTGATGTACCCGACAAAGTCATTGAAGCAGGTCGAGAACTTATGCAAATAGGTGTTGACCATGGTTTTATTGGTATTGCTGGTTTTGATTTGTTAGTGGATGCAAAAGGGGATGTGTATGCAATTGATCTTAATTACAGACAAAATGGCTCTACAAGTATGTTGTTATTAGCCCCTTTATTGAAAGGAAAATATCACAAGTTTTATAGCTATTTCGCTGACGGAGATAATGAACGCTTTTTCAAAACAATCGTTGAGTATGTCGAGAAAGGGGTCTTATATCCATTATCTTATTATGATGGTGATTGGTACCAAGATGAGCAGGTTAATTCAAGATTTGCTGGTATTTGGCATGCTGATCACGAAGAGGACATTGCATTACTTGAGCACGAATTTGAAGTGAAAGCAGGTTTGTTGAAGGACTAA
- a CDS encoding M20 family metallopeptidase gives MVSVRQQILDYIDNHRLSYLDMSHQIHERPEIGNEEIFASRLLIDHLKENGFKVKKDIAGHSTGFIAEYQSEKDGATISYLAEYDALPGLGHACGHNIIGTASVLAGIALKQVVDDIGGSVVVFGCPAEEGGENGSAKASYVKEGIIDDVDVALMIHPGNETYPTIPTLAVDVLDIKFFGKSAHASENADEARNALDAMLSFFNGVAQIRQHIRKSERVHGVILDGGRAANIIPDFTHARFYTRASTRKELDILTERVHQIAKGAAIQTGCNYEFGPIQNGVNEFLRTPELDALFERHAVELGEEVSHDDFGFGSTDTGNVSHVVPTIHPHIKIGPRSLVGHTHRFREAAVSPMGDKALVKGAKIIALMGATLIQDENLLKSIQSHHQILREKL, from the coding sequence ATGGTTTCAGTGAGACAACAAATTTTAGACTATATCGATAATCATCGGCTTTCTTATTTAGATATGAGTCATCAAATACATGAACGGCCAGAAATTGGCAATGAAGAAATATTTGCATCACGCTTATTAATAGATCATTTGAAGGAGAATGGATTCAAAGTAAAAAAGGATATTGCAGGTCATTCAACGGGGTTTATCGCTGAGTATCAATCTGAAAAAGATGGCGCAACTATCAGTTACTTAGCTGAATATGATGCGCTTCCAGGGTTAGGACATGCGTGTGGTCATAATATTATTGGAACAGCAAGTGTTTTAGCAGGTATAGCTTTAAAGCAAGTCGTTGATGACATTGGTGGGAGTGTGGTTGTATTTGGATGTCCAGCTGAAGAAGGTGGTGAAAACGGCAGTGCCAAGGCATCTTATGTCAAAGAAGGCATTATTGATGATGTGGATGTAGCACTCATGATTCATCCGGGGAATGAAACCTATCCAACAATTCCGACTTTAGCTGTTGATGTACTCGATATTAAATTTTTTGGCAAAAGTGCACATGCTTCTGAAAATGCGGATGAAGCCCGTAACGCCCTTGATGCTATGTTAAGTTTCTTCAATGGCGTTGCGCAAATACGTCAGCATATCCGAAAATCTGAACGTGTGCATGGTGTGATCTTAGACGGTGGTCGCGCAGCTAATATTATTCCTGACTTTACCCATGCGCGTTTTTATACTAGAGCGTCTACACGTAAAGAGCTTGATATATTAACTGAACGTGTCCATCAAATTGCAAAAGGTGCGGCAATCCAAACGGGCTGTAATTATGAATTTGGTCCTATCCAAAACGGTGTCAATGAGTTTTTACGTACGCCGGAGCTGGATGCATTATTCGAACGTCATGCCGTTGAATTAGGAGAAGAAGTCAGCCATGATGACTTTGGTTTTGGATCTACAGATACGGGGAATGTAAGTCACGTCGTACCCACGATACATCCACATATTAAAATAGGACCACGAAGTTTAGTCGGACATACACATCGCTTTCGTGAAGCAGCTGTAAGTCCTATGGGGGATAAAGCACTTGTTAAAGGCGCTAAAATTATTGCATTGATGGGCGCAACATTGATTCAAGATGAAAATTTATTAAAATCAATTCAATCACACCATCAAATATTAAGGGAGAAATTATAA
- a CDS encoding S-ribosylhomocysteine lyase, translating to MPKMNVESFNLDHTKVVAPYIRLAGKMKGLNGDEIYKYDIRFKQPNQEHMEMPGLHSLEHLMAENIRNHSDKVVDLSPMGCQTGFYVSFINHDHYEDVLNIVEKTIHDVLAAKEVPACNEVQCGWAASHSLEDAKQIAQTFLDKRSEWHDVFGHGKA from the coding sequence ATGCCTAAAATGAACGTCGAAAGTTTTAATTTAGATCATACTAAGGTCGTTGCACCTTATATCCGCTTAGCTGGAAAAATGAAAGGGCTAAATGGAGATGAAATATATAAATATGATATTCGTTTCAAACAGCCGAACCAAGAGCATATGGAGATGCCTGGATTACATTCATTAGAACATCTTATGGCTGAAAATATTCGTAACCATTCTGACAAAGTCGTCGATTTAAGTCCTATGGGATGCCAAACTGGTTTTTATGTTTCTTTCATAAATCATGATCATTATGAAGATGTTCTAAATATTGTTGAGAAGACAATCCACGATGTTCTGGCTGCAAAAGAAGTGCCCGCGTGTAATGAAGTTCAATGCGGATGGGCTGCTTCTCACTCATTAGAAGATGCTAAACAAATTGCACAAACCTTTTTAGATAAACGTAGTGAATGGCATGATGTTTTTGGTCATGGCAAAGCATAA